In one Pseudomonadales bacterium genomic region, the following are encoded:
- a CDS encoding Hsp20/alpha crystallin family protein → MNDLIRRNDPFDIFSRFGDLFEREPLFPATGRSEWLPAVDIKETDSAYRFLMDVPGLKPEDLDVELHDGVLSIRGSRNEEKRTEDKGYVRTERRQGSFVRQFRVPTTAQAENLKAEVRDGVLNIEVPKGSASSVRKVPVS, encoded by the coding sequence ATGAACGATCTCATTCGCCGCAACGACCCCTTCGATATCTTCAGCCGCTTTGGTGATCTGTTTGAACGGGAGCCCCTTTTCCCGGCAACCGGCCGCAGCGAGTGGCTGCCTGCCGTGGATATCAAGGAAACCGACAGCGCCTACCGCTTCCTCATGGATGTGCCCGGTCTCAAGCCGGAAGATCTGGATGTGGAACTGCACGACGGTGTGCTCAGCATCCGGGGCTCGCGCAATGAAGAAAAGCGCACCGAAGACAAGGGTTATGTCCGCACCGAACGGCGTCAGGGCAGCTTTGTCCGGCAGTTCAGAGTACCCACCACAGCCCAGGCGGAAAATCTGAAAGCCGAGGTCAGGGACGGTGTGCTGAACATCGAAGTACCCAAGGGCTCCGCATCGTCGGTGCGCAAGGTACCCGTAAGCTGA